The sequence tttttttatcggTGCCCTTTTTGGGTCCCTAATCCGGTCCCTAGCGTTGGGTTCATGTTGCTTTCCTGCTTTTCATCCTCTCCCTGTTCCTGGCACCATTAATTATCTTCAGATGTGTTCCAGTTCTGCATATGTTCCGTGCTCAACTTGAAGGAACTGTTCCCACGGCTGCGTCGATCATCTGCTGATCAAGCGTCGCGCGCTCGCGCGCGACGCCGTGATCTCGTTATCAGCCAATTCTCCTCTTTGTGCCCAGCAAAAGAAAGAACAGATTCCTGCTCTGAAAGCTGCTCTGTTGCTCGAAttctcttctcttccttacttCAGAAAAGAACAGATTCCTGCTCTGAAAGCTGCTCTGTTGCTCGAATTCTCTTCCCTTCCTTACTTCAGATTACACGGCTCAAATTGTCTGCGCAGCATGCACATCATCACAAGTTCAGTCCTTACTGAATTTCTTTATCTGCATTCAGGACCTCATTTTCCGGTACAGTAGTATACAAGTATATAGAGTATGCTCACTACTGGTGAGTTCCTGTAGTGAAAGACACTCCACTGTTCCTGATCACGACTGATGAGAGGAGCTAGCACTCATGGTCTCATCTCATAGCTTTTATCTGCTTTGGTCAGTGCCCTTCAAGGCTTCATCACACTTGGCTGAGAGCGCTTTCTGTCCATGCCCATGCCGTCCCGTCCTCCAATGCTGTGGCCGCTCCACTCCACTCCCCTTGTCCGCTTCTCTTTTGCAGCTTCTCGGCGCCGGTCTCACCAGCGACCGCCTCTGGCCTTGATTTCTTTCTTCCCCCAAATATTCTTGGGCATGCCGCCGCGAATGTCCCACATGTCCGCCTGCAGCAGcatggcgcccgcgcccgcggccgaggcgccgcgcgcgccgccgtcgccgctggacTACGACGCGGTGGTGATCCTGGCGGCGATGCTGTGCGCGCTGGTGTGCGCGATGGGGCTCAACTCGATGCTCCAGTGCGTTGTGCGGTGCACGCGCCGGGCCGTGCCCGACCCCGTCGGCTGGGTCGCGCACCGCCGCGCCAGCGCCGGGTTCAAGCGCGAGGACGTCGTCGCGCTGCCCGTGGCCACCtacgtcgcctcgccgccgccggccgcggcggcggggtgcgcCATCTGCCTGTCGGACTTCGCCGACGGGGAGAGGATGCGGGTGCTCCCCGTGTGCGGGCACCGGTTCCACGTCGCGTGCATCGACAGGTGGCTCGCCTCGCACTGCTCCTGCCCGAcgtgccggcgccgcctctcCTCCGAGTCCGGCGCCGGAGGTCACCACCACCTGCAAGTCTTGACGGCTGTATGATCTATCGATCGGAAAGCTATACTGTTTTTCTTTTGTCTCGAGATCATTGCTTCCGGCAGATGCGTGTACGTATGTGACGATCCTGATGAGCATGACTGCGGCATGATCAGTTGATCACCCTGGCTGCATGAgagcttcttttttttcttctatgtGTGTATACCACCTTATGAGATGTTTATTGCTCCTTTATTAATGCATTATTGTGACAAGATCGCATATGGAACTCTTATCATATATGATCCAAAAgataagagagagaaaaaaaacattcTAGTCGTCGCTTCAACAACCAGTTCATTTCTGATACTATAGCAGAGTGTGTAGTTTTGTGATCAAACATCAAGGCCGACATGCTTGGGGGCACGCTAATTAGCGCGCGCCAGCAAGCCCCCTAGCGCTCGATCTCCGACAGAGCCTGCATTTcctttttagaaaacttttctCATCCCTAATTTTCTAGTTTTGGAAATTTATAATTTATGCATATAAATTGTACGTATAAATTTTATTTCCAAATAACTTCATCGCGAATACTTTTCAGCACAATTTTTATGAAAACACGAAAATTTTACGAATATCCtaatcaaatttttacacaatatTTTTAGCATAAGTTTTCACAACATACAACTTACTCGtgcataactttttttttagaaaattttatcgGAAGATTTTATTAGCGCAACTCCCATGATAAGTTCTTGTGCAACTTTTACGCATAAGTTCACTATCCAACTTTTCGAGAAATATTATCTACAAAACTTCTTGcgcaacatctaagttcactATCCAACTTTCTGAGAAATATTTTTTAGCATAACTTTGATGAAACAATTATCAAACAAAAACTCCCCAGGAGACAACATAATAGAGCGCAAAAATACTGAAAGAGAAAATATAACACTTGATTTAATAGAACTCAActtagaaagagaaagaaaaacgaATATTAACACGACCAGGTGTTAGCCTTGGCTCGGGTGGCTAGCACTCCAGGTGTGGAGGCTGCCGACCCATGTTCGAGCGTCGCTCAACGCGGGTTTTCCCACGGGTGCTGAGGCATGTGTGAGTGCGTGTGATGTGAGTGCCTCAGTATGGCGCGTCCTGAGACTACTCGGGCAGCCTCGTCTGCATTGAGTCCGGTCAACGTGGACGTCTAAAAATCTTACATGACTCCCCAGTACTTCtggtgctttcaaaaaaaaaagaatattaaCACGACGCCTATCACTCTGCAGAGTCTGCACATATGTACTAGCTAGTCTCTACCTTATCGTGCGCCACGAAAAGCGTCTGAGCGCTCCGCGccggataaaataaaaaaaaggaaagagaaggtACTCCGCGCTGGTCTGATCGATTGCTAGGAAGATAAGTAGCGCGCGACTGTGGAAATGGAATTGCGACATGCTTGCCACGTGTTGCTTTCCTCCCGTTTCCAGCGTGTCATATTCAACAGTCACCAATTCACTGCTTGGGCGCAAAACTAATGAAAAAAATTGTGATGTTTTGAAACTACATCTAATTACACCATTTTCAAAAATTTATTAGGAATTTAATTAGATCACAAGTTTAAAAATGTTGACAACTTTTTTGGATGCATTTATACCAGCTCCACTAGTGGGCTCTGGCCTTAGAGAAGCTAGAAGCCCAAAactactccccccccccccccctaattCTTAGTGTACCGGGGTCAGACTCATGGTTTTCAAGGGCCCAGGCGCGAGCCAGACACTATGTACCCTTAAGGTGGTGTTTGGATTCAaagactaaactttagtctctgtcacgttaattttttttgttatttagaactattaaataaagtctgattataaaactaattgcagaactctTGCGCCAAACTgcgagaccaatctaatgaggtatattaattcataattagtggatggttactgtagcatcactgttgcaaatcatagattaattagactcattagattcgtctcgcgaattagcaccatatatgaaaaatattctataattaattttttattaaatACTCTTAAAtaataagattctttttgatatGATagagactaaaatttagtccctATGAACCAAACAAGCCCTTTGGCCCTCTACACCGTTGCAGTGATGCTTGAAACAAAAAAGTCTTGAAGTGAGTGAATACACATTGATTTTACAGAGCTGCAGTGTACATATGAATGGTCACCGAAGCTATCAAATATGCTTAGAACTCACATCAAATAAAATAGCATTGCTTTTAGTTTCTCTCTTCCCAGACCCGAGACAAGTTGTGAGAGCTAATAAGGACAATGAAATAATTTTTAATGGAATTGGCACCAGCATAAGTTCTTGTCCTGCTCCACATTTTTTTGGCATTGCATGAAATAAGCATCGTCTTTCACAGTGTGTAAAGTAATGCCCCCAAtactctttctccttttttaGCTTCGCTCAAGCCTCACATTGAAGGTTCTTAGGCCAACTATTTTCATTTAAGACTGTAATTAAAAGGAAGATagaaattctaataatatatgtaATTCACGCGGAAGTCCGAAAGACCTGCGTGACTGGTTGCGGGACTAGCTGTCTACTCGAATACTCCGAGTTAGATCAAATATTACTACCTACTGCATACTAAATTTTGGGTACCCCGAATCCATGGGCCCCGGACCATCGCCCTGCCTGCCTCCCCTTCTAAGCTGGGCCTAAGTGTACCAATAGCGTGCAGGTATAGttgcttctttttcttttgaaaagcgGATATAATTATCGTCTTTGTGCATCTGCATGGTGttgtaattaaaaaaatattggaCCAAAAATTTGACGGCTTAGTCTTCAAAGATACTCATAGAGGTACGTAGATGTAGAGTCTGTGTATGTTCATTCATAAGGgtatgagtgtgcgtgcgttgtaaATGTGTGAGTTGTACCGTATAAACTTAAAAAAAAGCCCTGGGGCGCTGGTTCTAGTTTCCGGTGGTGGTGCCATTTTGCGGAATCGAGAATGGGGAACGTTACTGTGATTatctttttttaagaaaaaacacACCACGGAAAAATCTAGGCATCACAGGCATGTGCATGATTTTACTAGCGAAAGGCGTGTGAATTGAGACCCAAAATTTGAAACCTCTCGCGATTGTCGAAGTTCTACTATGTCTTCTTTCATGTCTAAGTTACCCATGCTATTGAATGAACGTGTTAGGTCTGTTAACGAAATCATCTTGGCACAAAACTCCAACGCATGGACGCTAGCAACAGTGCTCCTCACTCTCGTGAGGTGAGGGATGTCACAAGGAAAGGAGTGCAAATTTGGAGGCGATTCCTGGGGTTATCTTGGGATCGGGCATGGTCCTCCACTAATGAGCCACTTGATGGCCGGGCGGGAATGGGATGTGATGAGGAAGGCGACGCGACGCCGCCGGTAGGTGTCATGGCTCGCCGCTGCGGGCGTTGCCCTACCGGAGAGAGCTAGGATGGGGAATAGAGGAAGGATACCATCGTCTCCATCATCAGGAATGGAATACCTTTCCGGAGATATTGATGCCCGGTCATGTCTCGGAGCTCTGGCGAGTGCAAGGTGCTCGAGATGTAGACAAGAATTCACATCTCAGTAGCCAAGCCATGCATTAGAGTTTAGAGAGCAATCTTAAGGATTGTGTGGTTCCAGgagctaaactttagtccatgtcacatcaaagagaatcttaatatttagaaatattaaataaaagttaattataaaactaactgcagaaccctatggctaaaccgcgagacgaatctaatgaggtatattaattcataattagtggatggttgtTGTAGCATCGCTGTAGTAAATTATAAACTAGAAGGTGGCCCAAActaatagcgcgggtagctagttttttatttaattcttttaaaaaaattacattgaCAGAAGAGATGTATTTGGTAATTTATTTATCTCTCGTTTGGTCTTGTTGAATACTATCTGCAACTTTCTATGCATAGGAATTCATATCAATCATCAAATTTTAgctcactgacatgtggggctcaCATGAGTCAATGACATGTGGATCACGatggtatatatctaactttGGGATCTTTTAGTGGAACAGATTCTATTTTTATGTTGCTTTGTTATATATTATAGTTGCATATTTTAGTACTTTAACCTGCAAAATCTTAATTTGAGGACTGAATTTAATTTTGGGTCACCTTGAATACGGATGCATATTGTACATATCTGTATTTATATGCCCACAGAATCGTGAATCTTTGTTGACCACCAtcagattagtttgtataactgAAGGTGTTCAGCAATATGCAACATTTATGCTTGCCTGCCTTTTCTATTCTCCTTTTTCTAGTTTCCTTACCCATTCAACGTTGTTGCTTCtttatccttttctattctcTTTCTCTATACTTTTTTAGAGGTATAAATCACATTTGTGTTCCATGCCTAGTGTTTTTTCATGTATTTATAGAATATTAGACAGGGATAACAAAGTTAAGAATTATTTATgctatttgattcctcacaCGACTAAGTCTCTGATTTTTCCCAATGCTTTACTATTTATCCCAGCGAttattacttgtatggaactaTTTGTATGCCCACATAATCATGAATTTTCGTTGACCACCAtcagattagtttgtataactaaAGTTCTTCAGGAATATGCAACATTTATGATGATAATCCTTGTTTGGAGAAAGCATTGATTCTTCGGTGGATATTTCTctcacattgattggcatgcgTATTCATTGGCCCACACTGACAATCATAAAGGTGCCGATGGTCTTGCAATAGATTGCAATATCTGAAACTCTACGTATTGTCATTATTTTTTTCATCCCTATCTTGATGTTTGGTTGCTCTAGaagaaatggattgattgagtTCGGCAATGATTTTGAGTAGAATCCAGTGTGCTTCATGCATCTGTATGTACTGCAGAGCGTTCTTGAGACTCGAAAAGTTGTGATTTGAAATCTAGGGCTAAGACTATGGTGGCGCCGTAGTGCAGGGCATTCCGAAGATTTTTGAAAGCAATTATCTCTTTCTATAGTACAGACACAATACAACTATGGTCGCGCTGTCACGCTTATGTTGCTGTCATTTTTTTTGCATCTTTAAAGAGGGTTAATGCGAGACATAGATGGTAACATGAGTTTTTATGTCATGCAACCTCTATATTTAACTTTAGTTGGATACAAACACTTTTGGGTAGTTTAGAATATTGCATCTTCACTAAATTAGACATGGACTCTGCCAATTTAGATGGCTAGATCTTCATTAAACCGAATGGTGTAAATCCTATACACAAATACTGTGTAGATCTCCATTAAATTGGAGTATTTATTAACTTTATttgacatgaaactcaaatttgggtatttattattgcatttgacctatactatttatttagctattttCCTTCTTAATATGCTTCTTAATAACTATACACatcaacaataattttttgtattctagttcttgcatttatctatttattagtCATATTCGATgccaattttttatattttaaatattTAATTTAGCTATTCGGCTAATATCATTTTTTATCGAGTGCTAATGctaatttttataattttataatttCAAATTTGCCTATTTAGTATCTTTGGTTAAgtcctaatttccttatttttaaatttcgaattaagctatttactaatcaAATTCGGCGAGAACTCTTTGTCATGTCCTATTTTTTCTTAATATTTTAAATCCGAAAATAGCTATTTTTTAATCGTATTTAatatggactcttgagttaTATTGAACCATTAGattttcataaaatccaacggtgcaaatctttctcttttttagattaacgtgggaatttctagaccctctcggcgaacgtggtggcttcttttaacactcctttaataatataatagattaattaagttcattatattcgtctcgcgaattagcactcggctgtcaaaaaaaaattataaatatattttatttgatattcTAAAACAGTAAGATGACTGAGACTTAGAAAAAATCCCTGGAAACGCCACACCACATGAGAGGATCAACACTAGCGTTGCCAGCGCGTGAAAGAAACTAGTAACACGGATCGGCGAGACACAATGAACAGGGTCTTCTGCTGCCCATAACAAAAAGGTAATGACTTAATGGCAACCGGCCGTATTTTTGCTATTCGGAACGGCCGGCTCCACCTAGGAATCATCTGTACGGTTTCGGCCTCCCCACTCCCACTTTCGCATCCTATTACTTTGCGCTGCTCCATTTCCGTTCCCCATTTTTCCCCCTTCCGCTCCTCTCTCTTCCTGATCCAGAGCAGTGCCGCGGGGAAGCGGCTTGGCTCCACGTCTCCACCCCGACGACGACCCATCGTGAGCGATTGAGGCGGATTGAGGCTTGCGGCAGCGGATCGAGACGACAGGAAGAGCTCCATATGGAGGATCTCGTCCCAGGTAGCATGCGAGCGATTGAAAGCGCGGTGCTCCCTGTTTTGGCGAGCGCGGTGGAGCCCCTGCGGCAGCGAATGCGGAGGAGCGTGTCCTCATCTCCGGATCTTCCTCAACAAGCCAAAACGGAGGCAAGGAGGGCTCGAGGTCGAGGGGGTCGGAGGCGGATTTTGCCGTCGGCGCTTCTCGTTCCAAGCACAACCTACGCCGCTGCCTCGTAGCCTTCATCTCCTTCGTGTGCCGCTGCTCCTCTCGCTCCCGGGAGCCCAGATCTGGTGGCGAAGATAAGTTGTGTCACACCATTGCGTCGCTTCAGGTCagccaccccaaaccctagctctgcTAGTTCACACACAAGGTATGGATGTGAGTTTCTAGATCgtcttctccttccccttcgggTTCCTAGGCACACGCATGCGTGCGGGTCATTGAATTCGCATCGGGTCATTGAATTTGCGTCCGTGGCTAGCTCTATTTTTTGACGCATTCTATTCAATTATGGGTTTCTGGTGTAGATGCCTAGATTGTGTGTCTAATTCTCATGGTTAGGTGCTTGGTTGGTCCTATACACTAGTCACCTAGGTTTTGATTCCGTTCGATTTGTAgctattggggggggggggggggggggctagtaGCATTGTTTCTGTATTCTGCTCGTGTTGTTTCTCTAAATGTTGTATTAGTTTGAATTTTGATCTACTTGCTTAATGTTGATTTTCCATGCTATTAAGGCACTAATTTTGTGAACACATTGAAATTTGTTGATTGTTTTATTTAGATGATTCTGCCAAACATTGTgtcatgagcaacatctgcatATAAATTAGGTTATCTTTCCCATTTTCAGTCACAAGGATTATTTTGATCCTATTATCTCCTGATATCCTTAGTACTGGAGCCACGTGCCCCCTCCTCCGTCGCCCCTGATGAGTTGCCGATGGGTTGAGGCCACCAAAATATTTACATGCAGTATCCTTTTGTTCAACTTATTATGCAGAGACTGTTCATCGAATAGCCCATATTTATATGCATGGCAATAGGCATTCTTTAGCACTGATTAACTCACCTGGTTTATTAGAAACTTTAGACCAATGTGTCTTAGTTAATTTATCTGGGTGGTAATTTTCACTTTAGTTTTTTTAGAGATTTGATACAATGCATCTCGGACAGAAGTGGCAGCATGGATGTGCTCCATCATCCAATGTGGTATGTGCTGCAAACAATGATATTTCATTTTGTATGTTCAAAACAGGATGTTACTTTATTTTCACTAGCAATTATAATTATTCCTTATAGCATTTTTGTAGCTTTCGATAAGCAATAATTTACATTTCCTAGTTTAGCAAATGAGATTCTAGTGTTTTGTGCTATTCTTAGTCAATAGCAGAACTTGATATAATAAAGTGTGATCTCCATCATTATATGATTCTTATCTACAACAAGCACACATATTTAACATTTGTGCTAGATCCTATATTTTTTATGATATAAGCATATCTGGTTCTTTACTTTGGCAATAATATAGGTAGAGAGTAGGCAATAATATTATTCTAGATAGGCAATAGTATGAGTTACAATTGGTATTTTTTCTGCAGAAGGTTACATTGGCTCCCCCACCATCACTAACCTTTTCATTTGCTAGCACCAATTACTATGCCAAGAGCACAGAAGCACAACAAGTCATGATGCGATATCATCCAATGTAGTATGTTTTTTCTCCACTTTTTTACTACAATACTATTATGTGGTTCTTAGTTAGGCAATAATTCTTTTTAGGTGAGCCAAATTCATGCATCTCATTAAGTCATTAGACAATCTCATTAAGTCAGCTAGATTGTTACCAACAGTAGCTAAATTATTTGCGAACAGAATCTACATCATTGAAAACTGTAGCTAGCTCTTGATTTGGAATGTGCTCAATATCATGTACTTCTCCCTTTCCAACTACTGTCTGAGTGCAATAGGGTGGATTTGCATCTAACTTATTTAGGAAATCATAATCAAGTTCTGGTGGCAGCTTGTTTAAATCCATTTTTTATGTTCTGTATTCGCTGCACAACCATGCAACAAGTCACAAATCTAATTAGACAGCAGTCAAATCTAATTAGACAGCAGTAACATGAGAGAATTTTTTCATGTATCAAAAGCAACTAAATGTGAATCATCAGGCAATAATGTACTATTCAACAGGCAGATCAGTTGTTTTTCAAACATTTTACTGCATTTACTTCAGATTTTTACCCCCTTCCAATCCACCTTAGTGTTTTTGTATGTTTCAGCATTTGCTGGTTGTGAATTTGAGGCCCTGGAAAGGACATACTCTTTTGCTGCTAGCTTGAAGGTGAGTCAAGCAGACCTCCCAACCCTTTTTTCAGTCCAGTATATGATATGGTATACCTAGTGGCTCTTGCTAGTGGTGGGTAGCTTTTATCTGGGGAATAGCactttgcatatcaaatggTAGCTTCTACAGAATTTTAGCTTTTGACAGTGTGTTAGTCCTTTTATAGCACAAGCAAAAGGCAGCTTACTGATGAAGAAAACATTTCAGAtagtgttttttctattttttacagAATACTGTATATTCA comes from Panicum virgatum strain AP13 chromosome 4K, P.virgatum_v5, whole genome shotgun sequence and encodes:
- the LOC120704164 gene encoding RING-H2 finger protein ATL74-like is translated as MPMPSRPPMLWPLHSTPLVRFSFAASRRRSHQRPPLALISFFPQIFLGMPPRMSHMSACSSMAPAPAAEAPRAPPSPLDYDAVVILAAMLCALVCAMGLNSMLQCVVRCTRRAVPDPVGWVAHRRASAGFKREDVVALPVATYVASPPPAAAAGCAICLSDFADGERMRVLPVCGHRFHVACIDRWLASHCSCPTCRRRLSSESGAGGHHHLQVLTAV